Proteins encoded within one genomic window of Macaca fascicularis isolate 582-1 chromosome 16, T2T-MFA8v1.1:
- the TMEM238L gene encoding transmembrane protein 238-like, producing the protein MLLGSLWGRCHPGRCVLFLVLALLLDVVGLVFLLLGILASLSYWDFFVYTGALILAFSLLFWVIWYSLNIEVSPEKLDL; encoded by the coding sequence ATGCTCCTGGGGAGTCTGTGGGGAAGATGCCATCCAGGGCGCTGTGTGCTCTTCCTGGTCCTCGCCCTCCTGCTGGATGTGGTCGGCCTGGTCTTTTTACTGCTGGGGATCTTGGCCTCCCTGAGTTACTGGGACTTCTTCGTCTACACAGGTGCCCTGATCCTGGCTTTCAGCCTACTGTTCTGGGTCATCTGGTATTCCCTCAACATCGAGGTGTCTCCTGAGAAACTGGACCTGTAG